Below is a window of Nerophis lumbriciformis linkage group LG20, RoL_Nlum_v2.1, whole genome shotgun sequence DNA.
agaattccacctgagaagcttcacaaatgtgtctcctcagttcccaaacgtttactgagtgttgttaaaaggaaaggccatgtaacacagtggtgaacatgccctttcccaactactctggcacgtgttgcaaccatgaaattccataataattttaatttgcaaaaaaaaaaaaaagtttatgagtttgaacatcaaatatgttgtctttgtagtgcattcaactgaatatgggttgaaaaggatttgcaaatcattgtattccgtttatatttacatctaacacaatttcccaactcatatggaaacagggtttgtacaattaGATCTAATTTAGGAAATAGTTCAAATTTTAAGATAACTTTATATACGAGAacgtattcattattaatatgtatgtgtcagaataattgtatctaagttatcacaaagctatgtgttgccatgagttcccggcgagaggacaaaagctgtctttgatcttaccaatcaaaaggcttgtaaaactccactgtgtaggatgggaagcgacatgaaggtgtcgatttctttgatgtattgtaatccacaggaagattttgtcttgacccgagatctacaaagcggagaggaagttggacctgacccccctccaggcaccttttctttgaactgctttgtaaccaaaggcgacggctgtttacgacccccccttcctttagaaacagctgttgccatgtaatcagggaaagtccaaataaaagaggaggcgtacaatcgaagactgtacaaagagtacagcccagacgtttctcctcaaatgagccaaattgaattctgtctctgtttaattccttgcttctttgtctgtttaatagatgtcatcagtgtttgaacctgacagtatgtatatatgtatgttaaagATTGAATGTAGGAAGTGATAgttgatagtaccgtattttccgcaccataagccgccctgggttataagccgcgccttcaatgaacggcatatttcaaaactttgtccacctataagccgccccgtgatataagccgcatctaactgcgctaaagggaatgtcaaaaaaacagtcagataggtcagttaaactttaataatatattaaaaaccagcgtgatgtgggcgcgcatggagtcgtatatcaacatggacggagctgcgtgaaaaaagccacccggcctcttcgcgtaaacttaccttaaccactcgctcatcttttcttcatccatccatcccttcgagttagcttttatgaggacgccggctggaaaggtctcttttggcaaggtcttccttttgaatatcaccatgggtggaagtttctggccattagcatggcaagctagaaccacagtgaaggatgacttctcattccctgtggtgcgaatattcaccgtacgtgctcccgttgtatccacagtgcggttcacaggaatatcaaaagtcagtggaacctcgtccatgttgataatgttctctggccggatctttttttcagctatcttgtttttacaatatgcacggaaagtagccagcttttcttgaaagtctttaggcagttgctgtgaaatagtagttcgtgtgcggatggagagattgcgtcttttcatgaaccggaaacctgtcgcttagtaggagccattttgtggtctttacagatgtaaacacacaaaggaaatgaaacgtaatatccgcgcgcttcttcttcttcttctacgcgggcgggtggttgcttacagtagaagaagaagcgcttcctgttctatgggggcgggtgcttaccttggcggttgcttggcgtagaagaagaagcacttcctcttctacggggaaaaaagatggcggctgtttaccgtagttgcgagacctaaactttatgaaaatgaatcttaatattaatccatatataaagcgcaccgggttataagccgcactgtcagcttttgagtaaatttgtggtttttaggtgcggctaatagtgcggaaaatacggtaatagttgtAAAATGGGCAAGGGGTAGGAATAAAAgaaatctgcttcttcctactccgttTCGGACATGTTAAACTTTGTATGACACTGTAAATAAGTGTTGTAttattgcttggattttaattAAGTCATGtacggctcattaaatatgcgcgGTAGTCCAACGGTGTCTGTTCTCAACGGGTACtcagcgccatttagcctttctcgaagaaaaacgcCCCATAATTGTGTTATTTTCAGCTGTGcgaaccgttcaaatcgcgaaaaggatgaACATTTCTTCAGAGGTAAtcaatagtgatgggtccggcaacaccgatgctcatagagcaaaaccctgtgtcggtgcgcgtaccgcttttagaaagtcacgtgaccgatcatgagctgttttggtcacgtgaccgatacgcgaactgtgtcgcactgacgcctcctctgtgccctgtgagcggctcttttctacagccggagaaataataactaagagaaatcgtctaaaatgtaatacgtcggaaaaactttttcttttttttttttaataaaaatgtgtaaaaaaattaaattaaaaaaattcccagtccacaatcatccacaacacgttctcttagatttccatgttatgatacatgttcacattatttattgactgtatctaaaaaagataaaaatatatttttatttaaatgaagatatgaaataatcctaaatgaaatacaatgacttggtttatattattgtatatactagggcaggggtcaccaacgcggtgcccgcgggcacaaggtagcccgtaaggaccagatcagtcgcccgctggcctgttctaaaaatagctcaaagagcagcacttaccagtgagctgcctctattttttaaattgtatttatttactagcaagctggtctcgctttgctcgacatgtttaattctaaaagagacaaaactcaaatagactttgaaaatccaaaaaaatattttaaagacttggtcttcacttggaataagcggtagaaaatggatggatggatgggtcttcacttgtttaaataaattcatttatttttttactttgcttcttattacttttagaaatacaattttagagaaaaaatacaaccttaaaaatgattttaggatttttaaacaaatatacctttttaccttttaaatttcttcctcttctttcctgacaatttaaatcaatgttcaagtaatttttttattttttatttttttttgtaaagaataataaatattttagcttctggtttttcgacgaagaatatttgtgaaatatttcttcaaacttactatgattaaaattcaaaaaaattattctggcaaatctagaaaatctgtagaatcaaatttaaatcttatttcaaagtattttgaatttcttttaaaatttttgttctggaaaatctagaagaaatacggatttgtctttgttagaaatatagcttggtccaatttgttaaatattctaacaaagtgcagattggattttaaccaatttaaaacatgtcatcaaaattctaaaatgtatcttaatcaggaaaaattactgatgatgttccataaattattttttaaatttttttcaaaaagattcaaattagctagtttttctcttctttttgtcggttgaattttgaattttaaagagtcgaaattgaagataaactatgtttcaaaattgtattttaatttttttcgtgttttctcctcttttaaaccgttcaattaagtgtttttttcatcatttattctctacaaaaaaccttccgtaaaaggaaaaaaaaatgtacgacggaatgacagacagaaatacccatttttttatatatataaatttatttatttagctattgttgtttaaatcacacttatgtgtaacttacaaatgacaatatatttatttatttaagtgtgtatcaaactggtagcccttcgcattaatcagttcccaagaagtagtttttggtttcaaaaaggttggtgacccctgtactagggcataaaatcagtgtcagttgagtcggtccataggttgcctgtagggatttttgatgtccagcagatgtcagtatttagtgacacagtatcgacacagtatcaatacagttttgcaatgtgtcgaaacgcttcatgacgcctcatcaacccatcactagtaatcAAGAATAGAGGCCCACACTCCAGTACAAGGGAGCAGAATCGAAGAacacacaagtttgcagtgaccactttgttaaaagttttgtttccatgtttgAAATAGATACAAACACAGTGCATAGAAAAATAGTGTGTagcgaataaaaaaaaaaacatcccatGGATTATTTTAGCTCTAAAGTGTGTCTGTGTTGTGTCTCGCAGAtgtccagcagctgattggtcatcCAGAAGAACCTTCTTCTCAGTCGCtgggggggagctccactttgaagcaggaagcgtcacagccctcccacattaaagaggaagaagatgaACTTTGGATCTCACAAGAGGGAGAGTGTCATCTAGGActggaggaggctgatctcaccaagttgccaCTGACGGTTGtcactgtgaagactgaagatgacgaagagaaaccacaagcagACAACCTTTTAGCGCCTCTCCCacatagtgaggctgaagacgaggttgaagaaacTTTGAGCAGTGACACAGACTGTGAAGGTAATATGAGGACTGACAGCAATCACCGTAAAGAGAAGACAGTAAAAAGTTGGAGCTGCTCATTTTGTGGCAAAATCTTTACCAAAAAAAGCAATTTAACTTACCACGTGAGAACACACttgggtgaaaaaccatttagttgctcAATTTGTGGTAAAAGCTATGCTCAAAGGAGCATTTTGTCGGACCACATGAGagcgcacactggagaaaaaccgttCAGCTGCTCAGTTTGCGACAAGAGCTTTTCACAGAAGAGgtatttgactgaacacatgagagcgCACACAGAAGAAAACCCAattaagtgttcagtttgtggcaaaagcttcaCTAAAAATAGCAATTTGACccaacacatgagaacgcacacaggagaaaaaccatttaattgctcGGATTGCGGCAAAAGCTTTTTTTCCAGAGCTGGTTGGACCCGACACACAATgaaacacactggagaaaaacaatTCAGTTGTTCAGTCTGTAACAAGAGATTCCTTTATAATGCAGACATGGTAAGACACATAAgaacgcacactggagaaaaaccattcaaATGTTCAATATGCGGTAAAAGTTACACTCAAAGTGGAACTTTGTCTCatcacatgagaacacactcAGGAGAAAAAACAATGAGTTGCTAAATTTGTGGTAACTGATTTACCCAGAAGGCAACTACGTTAGCACAAGTAACCTTTTACTTGCTTAATGGTGGCGACAACTTCAAAGACTTCTTCATTGGGAAGTcttcaatacatccatccatccattttctaccgcttgtccctcttaggGAAGCAACTTGCATaggctgggataggctcccaTCAATACATCTAAGACATACAATTTTAGGTTCAACACATGctgaaacacacacaaaaacactttCTTCAATTTGTGGTAAAAGGTTCTCGAAACGGAGTCATTTTAGCATTCATGGAGAAGAACCTTTTAAATGCTCCGTTCGTGGTTAAAGTTATTGGTGTAAGAAATGACTGTTCGCACACATGCAGACACACAACAGAAAATATAAATTCCTGTCCAGTTTGTGCAACAAGATTATTTCACCATGGAAGTGAGCCCCTATGTGTATGATACCAGATTATCTCATTAGTGAGTGGTGATAAGAAAAGCAGCTACACACATTTGATGGCTTGTTTGTGAGTAATATTACATATTCCAAAACAAAATTAAGTGAGAACCAATATGCTGGAGAACACACAGCCATAATCATAGTATAGATATAGGTAGTTATGTACATGTGCTGGCGAAGAAGTGGTCTtatgaagcaaaattaaaatgttgtttttcaaaATGGCTCCTGACGTGTCTAATTTAGTACTACTGTGGCTGGGAAGTGTATAATACTGTTttggtatttatatttattttagttcagggtagtttggtttagcatttaaaaataaagcaaaaaaagAATCTCATCAAATCTAACATATAAGCGCAAATTTTAAGAATGGGCAGATCAATCCAAATATCGATGTTATCGATACCAAGGGCACCAGATCGATACCTGAGTGATGATATCGATATTTTTCACAAATAGTTTAATGCTCATGTTACATATGCATtttgtgtgactcaaaacgttaTGTAGTGAAGGAGAAAAAGGGaataattttgttattttgtttattgtattattttgtatattgttctGCAAATgctgattaaaataaatatttgattgcCAAAATTGCcctgtgttttattctgattatAGTGACGTTCAACATATTAAAGCGCAGTTGTCAAGGGTCTGATCTgtccttccacatcatttaaagtggcccaccacttcattttttaTGTGGCTCAACATTTCATTTTAGGTGGCCTGTGAAAGGctggaaaaaaagaaataaaggagaaaaaaaagtacaTTCTGGCTAgatgtatttattctttttttttttttcaaggcaagttatccatcaatctaAAAAATATAAGAATTCTCCAATTGTGTGACAAATCTATTATACGTTCATATTcatattgtggagaatgcatgtatgtttaagagttattttctttattcatagtcatgtttggatcagctagtatttttccatgtatACTCTGTATACCCGTTTCTCTTTGTCTACAGAggtctgtgtagtgttttaggcaTTCCTTTCTGGGGGGACTGCTTTCCGATTCAAGAAGTAGTttctttccgtttgaatgttagaccatcccgagatgacggtatgactgtattgatgtgggctggtctcctgaagcttcagtaaaacttgataatattcctattctgtcttgatggtccttcttactcagcatatatgtaatcgaaaaaacttgggattgaccagtgactaaTTCCTTGAGAGGGAATACTGGCcagacgcaacaatatatatacacgGTTACGCTGAGGGCATCCATaattgcgacgtggccctcaataaaaactagTTTGACACTCCTGTGTTAAAAGTAACATCATTCAATTAATTTTATCTTGAAAAAATTCAGACAAAAATAACTATCAATATCGCGAAAGTGTTGATGTATTTACTAGTATTCGGATGGGATCGGATAATTCCCAGCCTTATAGTGCAGTGATGTGTATTTCTGATCTTGTCATCCTCctccggacagaagggtgacacggcagtgcggctggatcaaaagagatgtcggagacgctttactgaaccaaaaggtgctttattacaagcaagcatcattatacaggactgaaGTTCCgggaggaggtcaagtcaaaaaaattaggcactcctaacttggaggagcTGAACCACAGTcatatattccttctttctctgtctgggtgtgtgttaattcaggagaatacaacctgaccatgtaaagaTGTGTTTGTGTATAAGTGAATGGGAAGACAACAGATGCATAGCATAACTTGTAGGTTGATGTTTAAGAtaaacatggagtctctcctccaggatagagctatcacttttgcattacgAAGTCTGAATGTATTGCCTCTTCTCATGagagagctaattccagtccacatgcgaatgtccaactaaggctccttaatttataatgggctcaaccattatttacttaaacctggtggttcactttctccaagttgaatacaaacattttccatatgtagaacacaatatgagttaattaattcacttcagtagCACAGAAAGCAAAACAGCgacagcaaacacacacacaaaatccatTAATGCCTCCAATATGTCTCATATATCATAACATTATTGCAATATGAAACAAAACCGGAAAAGGAAGTgacactttcaaaataaaacaacatgGGGGGTTCCGGTAGtcttgacacatttttttaagcaataAAATGTAGTTTATTCATGCAATTTTTACTGAGATTGAATGAAAATAATTTGGTCTTGTAAAATGAATTTAGAAAAGTACAAAAATGACTCACATACGTCACagtcattttttaaaaactttaatTTTTACAAAATACTCAAATaatacctttaaaaaaataacgGATTTTGCGGATAGGAAATATAAATATTTGAACCTAATTTTACACGTGTGAAactaaaaaaatgtgaatgtcctGCAAGGGAATTAGATTTACCAGGTGAAACTAACATATGACATTGATCATAACATGAAACTCAAGATATTTAAAGCCTTTGGAAAGCATTTACTTAATTATGGTTTACATCttatgaaaacctcaaattgaaAATCTTAGAACATTTTAGGTTTTTAAAAACTGTAAACCATGATCATCCGAATTATGCAAATTGTCAAGActaggtcctgggtgtttgcttttccggaaggcaacggaaagttggctcgggcgagacgggaatgtgagtacatgattgtttattactatcaaaaaaagtacaaacaaaaagcgcgcacagtggcggagaacaaactatgaaaccaaaagactatagcattaataaacaaaaacttacttggcttggactaaagttgcagcatgaaagatggacatgaaaaaacaagtgtcaggaatgtgaagagcataattgtgggatgtcgccagaaagacaaactgaaaacaatgaacttaaatactacagacatgattaatgaaaacaggtgcttgactcaaaacgtgaaacaggtgcgtgacgtgacaggtgaaaactaatgggttgctatggtgacaaacaagagtgcacaatgagtccaaacgtgaaacaggtgaaactaatgggtaaccatggaaacaagacaagggagtgaaaagccagaaactaaagagtccaataactaaataaaacaaaacatgactaatacaaaacatggtcacacagacatgacacaaatacaaatatcCAAATCATGACTTGGCACATCTCACTTTGGGTTTATATCACATATCCGTTTCATATTTAAACTTAATTGTCTGAAATGatattcttttttgtttgtttcatctgtACATAtgtttaaaaagtaaaacaaataagtTCCTGTGACTGAAGTTTGAAACAAACCATTTttgttaataataaaacaatataaaataataataaatatgtacaatcgcgatcaaaagtgcacatacacttgtaaagaacataatgtcatggctgtcttgaatttccaatcatttgtacaactcttattgattggagcacatacttgttggtcacaaaaaacattcatgaagtttggttcttttatgaatttattatgggtctactgaaaatgtgctgggtcaaaagtatacatacagcaatgttaatatttgcttaaatgtcccttgacaagtttatctgcaataaggcgcttttggtagccatccacaagcttctgcttcaatttttgaccactcctcttgacaaaattggtgcagttcagctaaatgtgttggttttctgacatggacttgtttcttcagcattgtccacatgtttaagtcaggactttgggaaggccattctaaaaccttcactctagcctgatttagccattcctttaccacttttgaggtgtgtttggggtcactgtcctgttggaaaacccaactgcgcccaagacccaacctccgggctgatgattttagcttgtcctgaagaatttggaggtaatcctcctttttcattgtcccatttactctctgtcaagcaccagttccattggcagcaaaacaggcccagagcatacgagcttctatagagaaatctcgttcgttggttgacctttttgattacatttgattatatatatatatatatatatatatatatatatatacatacatatgtatatatatatatatatatatatatatatatatatacatatatatatatatatatatatacatatatatatatatatatacatatatatatatacatatatatatatatatatatatatatatatatatatatacatatatatatatatacatacatatgtatatatatatatatatatatatatatatatatataaatatatatatatatatatatatatacatatatatatatatatatatatatatatatatacatacatatatatagtatatatagatacatatatatactatatataaatatatctatctgtctatctttagctctatatatagagagagagagctaAAGATAGACggatagatatatttatatatagtatatatatgtatctatatatactatatagatacatatagtatatataaatatactatatGTATCTATAGTATATGTatctatagtgtatatatatacatatatatatatatatatatatatatatatatatatatatatatatataaatagagagagagagagagagagagagagagagagctaaaGATAgacagagatatatatatatatatatatatatctctgtcTATCtttagctctctctctctctctatgtatatatatatatatatatatatatatatatatatatatatatatatatatgtatatctttagctctctctctctctctctctctctctctctctctctctctctctctctctctctctctctctctctctctctctctctctctctctctctctctctctcgaacgagatttctctacagaatctcctctctggtcaacaaaagcaccatgaagattctcctggtaccccagcacctcgaAAAccttcaaatctagactccaaacattccAGAACaatctagtcagattacttctagacctccaccccagatcacacctcactcctacccacttctccaaagtgggctggctcagggtggaggacagagtaaaacaacttgcactgagcctagtagccgtgcgcaacccgagggtccctggttcaatccccacctagtaccaacctcgtcatgtccgttgtgtcctgagcaagacacttcacccttgctcctgatgggtgctggttagcgccttgcatggcagctccctccatcagtgtg
It encodes the following:
- the LOC133619220 gene encoding uncharacterized protein; the encoded protein is MDDYCYAKMATSCKRETGRESTSSKSPTEKTTKTADKKERLEMSNNAILEAIINPEKTVAEIIADLVEQVKQRNAMIVSLKKAVEFTSEEMKECKSQMKKVEEQNKRLCKENRDLKEEMLGKSKRCEEKTGPHVYINVQRIGDVQQLIGHPEEPSSQSLGGSSTLKQEASQPSHIKEEEDELWISQEGECHLGLEEADLTKLPLTVVTVKTEDDEEKPQADNLLAPLPHSEAEDEVEETLSSDTDCEGNMRTDSNHRKEKTVKSWSCSFCGKIFTKKSNLTYHVRTHLGEKPFSCSICGKSYAQRSILSDHMRAHTGEKPFSCSVCDKSFSQKRYLTEHMRAHTEENPIKCSVCGKSFTKNSNLTQHMRTHTGEKPFNCSDCGKSFFSRAGWTRHTMKHTGEKQFSCSVCNKRFLYNADMVRHIRTHTGEKPFKCSICGKSYTQSGTLSHHMRTHSGEKTMSC